The following nucleotide sequence is from Psychroflexus torquis ATCC 700755.
ATGAATATGCGGAAGCTCTTTGGAAGAAGAGAAGTAGAAAAGGAGTGACTTTATACGATGCTAAGAAGATTTTAAGGGAGCGAAACTATTTTGCTGCTATGATGGTAGAAAAAGGAGATGCAGACGCTATGCTTTCTGGATACTCAAGAGCTTACCCTTCTGTATTAAAGCCAATTCTGGAACTCATCGGTAAAGAAAACGGAGTCACCAACGTAGCCGCGACAAACTTGATGAACTCTAAACGAGGTCCTATCTTTATAAGCGACACGTCCATCAATATTAATCCAGATGCCTCAGTCTTAGCAAAAATTGCTCAAATGACAGCCAAAACGGTGAAGATGTTTGGCATAGAACCTGTTATTGCGATGGTTTCGTATTCAAACTTTGGCTCGTCCAAAAATCCGAATGCTGTCAAAGTAAAAGAAGCTGTAGATTATTTGCATAAGAATTTCCCTGAAATTGCTGTAGACGGAGAGTTGCAAGTTGACTTTGCTTTAAATAAAAAGATGAGAGCAGATAAATTTCCATTTTCTAAATTGAACGGTAAAAAAGTAAATACACTTATCTACCCAAATTTGGATTCGGCAAATGGGACTTATAAACTAATGAAAGAGTTAAATAGCGCAGGCTCTATAGGGCCTATTTTAATGGGATTGAACAAGCCCGCACATGTCTTTCAATTGGGAGCTAGTGTCGATGAGATGGTAAATATGTCTGCCGTAGCTGTTGTAGATGCTCAGCAGAAAAGTAAACGGAAACTATAGAAGTTACTGGTTTTCATCGATTTATACATATAAAAAATCAATCAATATCTTAACTTAATTTTATTACATTTGGGTCCTAAAATTAAGTTAAGATGATTACTCAGCTTAGAGGTAGATTGTTAGAAAAAAACCCAACACATATCGTAGTAGATTGTAATGGTATAGGGTATGAAGTAAACATTTCACTTCATACCTTTTCTCGTTTAAAAGGGGAAGAACAGATAACTATTTACACCCATTTACAAGTCAAAGAAGATTCACATACCTTGTATGGGTTTATGGAAAAAGCAGAACGCTTGGTTTTCCGTCAATTGCTTTCAGTCTCTGGAATTGGCGCTAATACTGCTAGAATGATGTTGTCTTCATTAACGCCAGAGCAAGTGGTAGAGGCAATTTCCACTGAAGATTCGGATACTATACAGAGTATAAAAGGTATTGGTAAAAAAACAGCTCAGAGAGTCATCTTAGATCTTAAAGATAAAATTCGATCTTCTGAAGAGTATTCAGAAATTGTAAATACGCCTTCAAATTCCAATAAAGAGGAAGCTCTTTCTGCTTTGGAGACATTGGGTTATACCAGAAAACAATCTGGGAAAATTATTTCAAAAATTTGTAATAATAATCCCGATGCTAACGTTGAAGATATAATAAAGCTAGCCTTAAAAAATTTATAAAACTTTTGAACCAAAAAAGATTGTCCCTTAACATAAATTTTAAATCTTATTTCTTTCTTGTATTTCTTGTATTTCTTTCTTTAGAAATATACGCTCAAGATGAAAAAGATTCTATACCTCAAGGTCCTACATATGGTACTATTTCTATGCCAAATCCTTCTAGCATAGTTTCTAAATATGAATATGACTCTTATATAGATAAATATATTTATACCGAAAAAATTGGATCCGTCAACACCAAATTTCCTTTGGTCTTGACGCCTAAAGAATTTGAAGCTCTAGTTCTGGAGGAACAGATGAAATCTTATTTCAAACAAAAATCTGATGCCGCTTCAGGTAAAGGAGATGTAGAGGACCAAAAAAACTTAATTCCAATTTTCTATGTCAATAATTCCTTTTTTCAATCTGTATTTGGAGGAAATCAAATAGAAGTTAATCCAAGAGGGTCTGTTGCCGTGGATATGGGGATTCTTTATAGTAAGCAGGATAACCCAGCATTGTCCCCAAGAAACCAGAGTAACCTTACTTTCGATTTTGACCAGCGAATAAGTATGAGCCTTCAAGCTTCGGTAGGAACACGACTTCAGGTTAACGCTGAATATGATACTGAATCTACATTTGATTTTCAGAATCAAGTGAAAATGGATTATACTCCTACAGAAGACGATATTATACAAAAAATTGAGGTTGGTAATGTCAACATGCCCCTAAACAGTACACTTATCCAAGGTTCACAAAGTTTATTTGGGGTAAAAACACAACTGCAATTTGGAAAAACAACCATCACTGGGGTCTTTTCAGAATTGAATTCAGAACGTCAAAGCGTCAATATCCAAGGTGGTGCAACGGTAAGAGAATTTGATAAATTCGCTTTGGATTATGATGAAAACAGGCATTTCTTTTTATCTCAGTTTTTTAGAGACCAATATGATGAGGCTCTGCAAAATTATCCTTTTATAAATAGTAGAATACAAATTACAAGGGTTCAGGTTTGGATAACGAACAGAACAAATAACACGGAGACCATTTCCGATTCTAGAAATATTGTGGCTTTACAAGATTTGGGTGAAAGTGCTCCAGATAAACTAGGGCTTTTCTTTGATAATAATGGAAACCCCATTGCTCCACCAATTCCAAATTTTTTATTAAACCCCAATGGAAGACCTGATAATGCTAACAACGTTTTTAATCCAGACGGAATAAATGGTGGGGCGAACTCTATTTTGAATAATCAAATAAGAGATATAGCTACAATTCAGCAAGGTTTTGGGTCTGCCCAGCCTTTTGTTTCAGAAGGACGAGATTATGCCATTCTTGAAAATGCAAGAGAACTGGAGCCTAATGAGTTTTTTCTAAACACACAACTCGGTTATATTTCTTTAAACCAACGTTTAAATAATGACGAAATTTTAGGAGTTGCTTTTGAATATACCACAACCGATGGGAGAGTATTTAGAGTTGGAGAATTTGCAAACGGAGGACCTCCTGGGACAGAGACTCAAGAGAATCCAGAAGAACAAGGGGAGCAGATAGCGCTTAATCAAAACTTAATTGTCAAACTTCTTAAGAGTCCAGTTACGATTGTACAGGAGCCTATCTGGGACTTGATGATGAAAAATTTCTATAGTCTTGGGGCGAATGGGCTTGAGCAAGACGGTTTTAGATTTAATATTTTATATACAGATCCACAGCCTGTCAATTTTATCACCCAAGCTCCTGGAAGTACTACTCCGTTGCCCGATGATGTGGATGAAACCAATCTTTTGCAAGTCTTAGACCTCGATAGGTTAAACCTTAATAACGACCCTGTAAACGGTGGTGATGGCTTTTTCGATTTTGTTTCTGGAATCACCATAGATCCTGAGAATGGGGTTATTAAGTTTACAAAAGTGGAACCTTTTGGTGAATATCTTTTTAATAAATTGGATTTAACCCCAGAAACTGGTCCAGAGAATTATGATAATCCGGAAACCTATAATCAGAATCAAACCAAGTATGTTTTCAACTCGCTATATTCTACAACTAAGACTCAAGCTCAACAAGACGGAGCACAACAGAACAAATTTCAATTAGCAGGTCGGTATAAAGCTTCTAGCACAGGAGGCATCCCAATAGGAGCATTTAATGTCCCAAGAGGTTCGGTGTCGGTTACTGCTGGAGGGAGGACTCTGCAAGAAGGAATCGATTACACGGTCGATTATGAGCTAGGTCGAGTAAATATCTTAGATGAGGCTTTATTAGCTTCAGATACACCAATACAAGTATCTACGGAAAATAATGCGCTTTTCGGAAGACAAACCAAGCGGTTTACCGGGATAGATGTTCAA
It contains:
- the ruvA gene encoding Holliday junction branch migration protein RuvA, whose amino-acid sequence is MITQLRGRLLEKNPTHIVVDCNGIGYEVNISLHTFSRLKGEEQITIYTHLQVKEDSHTLYGFMEKAERLVFRQLLSVSGIGANTARMMLSSLTPEQVVEAISTEDSDTIQSIKGIGKKTAQRVILDLKDKIRSSEEYSEIVNTPSNSNKEEALSALETLGYTRKQSGKIISKICNNNPDANVEDIIKLALKNL